GAATAGTTTTCTCCCAATGAATCCGGAGCAGGCAATACTGCTTTCAGGAATTCCAGTGGTACGATATCCATTCCCTGGAATTTGATCGGCTTGATACTGGTCATTCCTACGTTTTCCAGCACATTCAAATGCGTGATATAGGCCTGGCCGAATGTCATCCAGAAACGTGCGCGTTTCAGGGTAGGGAAGTTTTTAACCAGTGATTCCAGTTCCTCATGATAAAGAACGTAGCTTTCTTTGGGTCCAATGCCAGGGTACTCGATAGGCTTGTGAATTGACATCGCCGGGATCTCAACCCATTCGCCATTTTCCCAGTAGCGGCCTGGCTGAGTAATCTCGCGGATATTGATTTCCGGGTTAAAATTCGTTGCAAACGCTTTGCCGTGGTCACCTGCATTACAATCGATAATATCCAGGTAATGCATTTCATCAAAGTGATGCTTGTTGGCATAAGCCGTATAAACCTGGGTAACGCCCGGGTCAAAACCGCAGCCAAGAAGAGCCATCAAACCTGCTTCTTTAAATCTTTCCTGGTAAGCCCATTGCCAGCTGTATTCAAATTTCGCGACATCCTTAGGCTCGTAGTTGGCGGTATCAAGGTAATGTATGCCGGTTGCAAGGCAGGCTTCCATGAGCGTTAGATCCTGGTAGGGAAGCGCTACATTGATGAGCATGGTTGGCTGAAAACGTTTGATCAACAGAACTGTTTCCGCAACGATATCAGCATCCACCTGTGCGGTCTGGATCGTGACACCGTGCATTTCCCTGATTTCGGCTGCTATTTTATCACATTTCGCCTTGGTACGGCTGGCGAGTAAAATTTCAGTAAAAACATTGCTGTTCAACGCACATTTGTGAGCTACAACACTACCAACACCTCCTGCACCAATAATAAGGACCTTCGACATTTTATTTCGTTTGAAAGTTTTGAGACTTGCCAAGTTTCCAAAACTTGGTAAGTCTTTATATTTCCCGCAAAGATAAAATGACGGTTCAATTTATCAATTTAAATTTCCGTTAACCAGTTTCATAATCTTGCCGTCGCCCAAATTCAGATAGTACACTTCACCGCTAATATCCTGTCCAAAAGAAGAGATTGAGCCTTTATTCTCCATTAACAGACTATTGCTTTTCTTTTTATCGCCGTCCAGTTCCAATGCCCAGATCCGTCCACTCACATAATCCCCGTAAATATATTTTCCAACAAGGCTTTTAACCGAGGTACCTCTGTAAACATAGCCTCCGGTAATTGACCTGTCGCCATTGCTCTGGGTATAATCATGGATCGGTTCTATGAGGCCAGCCTGGTCGCAGTTGGATGAATTGTAGCAATCGATTCCTTCTTTAATGCGCCAGCCGTAGTTTCCTCCTTTGGTGATAATGTCAATTTCCTCTCTTTCATTTTGTCCCACATCTCCGGCAAATAACCGGCCCGTTTCCTTATCGAACGCAATGCGCCAGGGGTTTCTGAGTCCATAAGCATAAATTTCAGGTAGAAATCCATCAGTGGAAATAGCATAGGGATTATCAGCAGGTATCCCGTAGTTGCCTTTGCCAGTGGAATTTACATCTACCCTCAATATTTTGCCAAGATAGCTTTTTCGGTTTTGAGCATTGTTTTGAGGATCACCTCCGCTACCTCCGTCACCCGTGGCAATGTAGAGGAAGCCATCTTTGCCAAATTGTAGGCCGCCGCCGTTGTGATTGTCGTAAGGTTGATTGAATGTAAAGAGAATGGTCTCACTTTCAGCGTCAGCCTGTGCCGAACTGGCGGTAGCCGCTTTGTAGCGTGCAATGACTGTTTTTAATGGACTACCGACGGTATAATTGACAAAAAAGTAACCATTATTTTTGAAATCAGGGTGAAAGGCTAGCCCTAGCAGACCGCGCTCGCCACCTGACGTTACTTTTCTTTTAATGTCGAGGTAGGTAGTGCTGGTTTTTACAGAAGCAGAATTGTCAAAAACTTTAATGCCCCCATCTTTTTCCACTACAAAAAAGCGGCTGCTGTCGCCCGGTGCCTGTTGAAGATCTACCGGTTGATTAAATGTGAGCGCCGGAAAAGCCTCTTTTGAACCTACCGTATTTTCGGGGACCTCTGGCACCTCTTCTACGTCCTTGTCGTTGGAGGAGCATGCGAGGGTCAAAATGACCAGGGCAAAGGGGAGTATAGTTCTTAGTGAGGCGGTTTGCATGACGTTGAAGTTTTCTTTCTACAACGTCATGAAACTCTATTTGTTTTGGGAAAGCCTTTTAAATCAGATGCTTCCAGATTACGTCGTACACATCTACCGCCTCGATTTCGGTTTTATCCAAAGCAGAATCCGTAATGCAGATCGGGTAGTACTCTTTGGGAACATTCGGACTTCCATGCGATCCTTTCACCAATGTCGCATCCAATGGAATGACGTCCATTAAGTAGCGGAAACCGAGCAATTTGCGTGCGAGCTTGTAACCTGCACGAAGTTTGATGAACGGATTTTTGGGGTCCATAAACATTTCAACCGGATCGTAGCCAGGCTTTCGGTGAATGTCTACCAAATGCGCATAGTCGGGCGCTTTTTCGTCGTCCAGCCAGTAATAGTAGGTAAACCAGCTGTCAGGTTTGGCCACTACCACCAGGTCACCGGAGCGTTCATGGTCAATGTGATATGCTTTTTGGGCTTCTTTATCCAGAATCAGGTCAATACCAGGTGTTTTTTTCAATGCATTGACTACCTGTTCTTTAACGGCAGGATCATTGAGATAAACGTGTGCAATCTGGTGATCTGACGCTGCAAATGCTTTGGAAACACCTGGGTCCAGCAATTCGTACCAGCGCTCGTTACGTACGGAAATCAGTCCCTCATTTCTCAGAATGCGATTAATATGGATTGGGTTACTGACTGGATTAATGCCATATTCCGAAAGCAGGATCACTTTTGCATTTCTGGCTTCATAAAACTTCACCAGCTCCTCCACAATCGCATCGATTTCATTTAGTTCTTTATTGATTTTCGAAAAATCGGGGCCGAACTTTTGAAGACAATAATCTAAATGCGGGAGGTAAATGAATGTTAATGTTGGATTATGTTTTTTCTCTACCCACATTGACGAATCCGCGATCCATTTGGTAGACTTAATGTTGGCATTAGGTCCCCAGAAATTGAATAGTGGAAATTGACCGAGGTCTTTTTGCAACTCGTCACGCAACTCCGGCGGATAAGAGTAACAGTCAGGCGCCTTCACGCCATCGGCATGGTACTGCGGACGCGGGGTAACTGAGAAATCCGCAGTGGAGTACATATTATACCACCAGAACATTTTGGCACAAGTAAAACCCGGATCCAGCTTTTTCGCTGCATCCCAGATCTTTTCGCCCTTCACCAGCTTATTGGATTGCTTCCAGAATTTCACTTCCGAATCTTCACGGTCATACCAGCCATTTCCTACTATACCATTGTCTACCGGCCATTTACCGGTAATGTAAGTGCTTTGGGAAGTGGTGGTAACAGCTGGAAGAACCGGTTTAATGGGGGTTAAATGCTTGTTTTTTAAGTATCCGGCGAGAAACGGAGTATGTTCGCCGATCAGATTGGCACTTAACGCTACGATGTCAATGACAACTGTCTTATTCATAACTCAATATTTTCTTCACCCATTCAATTTCCCTTACAATAGACTCGCCGATAGGCTTTTGCATATCTTCCGGCAGTACGCCCCAGGTATAGGTTTCGACTTCAAGAAATGAAGAAAAAGGGTTTTCTGTATGAAGGGCCAGGGTTTTGATGATATCACCCTGAGTGGATTCCAGAACGCCGTAAGAATTGATAAAAAGAGGAACGTGAAAATGAACGCGCCATTCTTCCTGATTTTCGTTCCAATCGGCCAATGCTTCTTTCAAATCAGGATAGTGCGATTTCGTTCCATCGCTGTTTCGGGACACGACCTGATGCAGGTAAACCGGCTCATTGAAAGTTTCAATAGCCTTCAATTTGATCTCTTTTTCGCTCGAAAAATTCACTTTGAGCGCAGAACTCACCTGAATGCGGCCCACCTTGATACCGATTTCATTCAATGATGCCAGTATCTCTTCTGGATTTTCAAAACCAACCGCCGCGTGACAAATGTCGTAGCAAAGCTGGATATGTTTGAGAATAGTTTCTTTGGCCTGCTCTTCCGAAAATGAATATTTAGACAAATGTGTAATACCTTTTGGAAGCAGCACATCACGGTACCAGTTTACAAAATCGACCATATTGTCCAGCATTCCATCTGGTTCTGGTTCAATGTCGAGGTGCAGCAGTTTACCGGTTTCCTTTTCAATGCTGATCAGTTTGTCCAGTAGTTGCAGTACGTGGTTGGTGGCAGATTCGGTTGCGAGCTGTTTGTCGGCTTCCGTTTTCCACCAAAGCCGGTAAGTCAGTGGAGGAGTGGAGACGCCGCCGTGCATTCCCTCAGGAAGCAGCTCGGCTAATATATTGAACAGACGAATTGTATATTCCAGCCGATCGGTAGTAGTCCAGTCTGGCGTATGTACATCGTCTTTTACTACTGTATTATGAAAGCCGCCATAAGGGAATCCATTGATTACAAAAACGTAAACATCCTGTTCGGTCAGCCAGTTTTTGAATTCGAGCAGTACTTCCGGTTTACTCAGCTCAATGGATGCCTCATTCGCAATACGAAGTCCAAGCCCGAAAGACTGGCCCGGCGCAAGCTGTTGGCGGATGTAAGGAATATTGTCACGCAGCGACTGGAAATGGTCAGCCCATTTTTCGCCGGGATGAATGTTACTGCAATAGGTAAGGTGTCCGTAAGGGGTTATCATAGGGCATGAATGATTTTAGAGCCTTCCAGATAATCCACTGATTTGGCAATGATATCAGCGTCAAGCTCGTGCACTTCCACACCTTTTCCAATTTTTTCAAGAAGCATGATGGTCAACCGTCCGCCTAAATGTTCGCGGAATTCCTGCAAACCATTTCGAAGGTTAACCTTTTCATTTTCAGATAATTTGGGATGATATAAATCAAAACCCAGCTTATTCAGCAGGTCAAGAATGCGGGCGAGATCAGCTTCC
The genomic region above belongs to Dyadobacter pollutisoli and contains:
- a CDS encoding saccharopine dehydrogenase family protein codes for the protein MASLKTFKRNKMSKVLIIGAGGVGSVVAHKCALNSNVFTEILLASRTKAKCDKIAAEIREMHGVTIQTAQVDADIVAETVLLIKRFQPTMLINVALPYQDLTLMEACLATGIHYLDTANYEPKDVAKFEYSWQWAYQERFKEAGLMALLGCGFDPGVTQVYTAYANKHHFDEMHYLDIIDCNAGDHGKAFATNFNPEINIREITQPGRYWENGEWVEIPAMSIHKPIEYPGIGPKESYVLYHEELESLVKNFPTLKRARFWMTFGQAYITHLNVLENVGMTSIKPIKFQGMDIVPLEFLKAVLPAPDSLGENYSGQTSIGCQIKGIENGEEKTYYVWNNCDHAECYKEVKAQAVSYTTGVPAMIGAMLMLTNEEWLKPGVYNVEELNPDPFMDLLNQHGLPWNERINVPLPHEY
- a CDS encoding PQQ-dependent sugar dehydrogenase is translated as MQTASLRTILPFALVILTLACSSNDKDVEEVPEVPENTVGSKEAFPALTFNQPVDLQQAPGDSSRFFVVEKDGGIKVFDNSASVKTSTTYLDIKRKVTSGGERGLLGLAFHPDFKNNGYFFVNYTVGSPLKTVIARYKAATASSAQADAESETILFTFNQPYDNHNGGGLQFGKDGFLYIATGDGGSGGDPQNNAQNRKSYLGKILRVDVNSTGKGNYGIPADNPYAISTDGFLPEIYAYGLRNPWRIAFDKETGRLFAGDVGQNEREEIDIITKGGNYGWRIKEGIDCYNSSNCDQAGLIEPIHDYTQSNGDRSITGGYVYRGTSVKSLVGKYIYGDYVSGRIWALELDGDKKKSNSLLMENKGSISSFGQDISGEVYYLNLGDGKIMKLVNGNLN
- a CDS encoding alkaline phosphatase family protein, which gives rise to MNKTVVIDIVALSANLIGEHTPFLAGYLKNKHLTPIKPVLPAVTTTSQSTYITGKWPVDNGIVGNGWYDREDSEVKFWKQSNKLVKGEKIWDAAKKLDPGFTCAKMFWWYNMYSTADFSVTPRPQYHADGVKAPDCYSYPPELRDELQKDLGQFPLFNFWGPNANIKSTKWIADSSMWVEKKHNPTLTFIYLPHLDYCLQKFGPDFSKINKELNEIDAIVEELVKFYEARNAKVILLSEYGINPVSNPIHINRILRNEGLISVRNERWYELLDPGVSKAFAASDHQIAHVYLNDPAVKEQVVNALKKTPGIDLILDKEAQKAYHIDHERSGDLVVVAKPDSWFTYYYWLDDEKAPDYAHLVDIHRKPGYDPVEMFMDPKNPFIKLRAGYKLARKLLGFRYLMDVIPLDATLVKGSHGSPNVPKEYYPICITDSALDKTEIEAVDVYDVIWKHLI
- the eboE gene encoding metabolite traffic protein EboE — its product is MITPYGHLTYCSNIHPGEKWADHFQSLRDNIPYIRQQLAPGQSFGLGLRIANEASIELSKPEVLLEFKNWLTEQDVYVFVINGFPYGGFHNTVVKDDVHTPDWTTTDRLEYTIRLFNILAELLPEGMHGGVSTPPLTYRLWWKTEADKQLATESATNHVLQLLDKLISIEKETGKLLHLDIEPEPDGMLDNMVDFVNWYRDVLLPKGITHLSKYSFSEEQAKETILKHIQLCYDICHAAVGFENPEEILASLNEIGIKVGRIQVSSALKVNFSSEKEIKLKAIETFNEPVYLHQVVSRNSDGTKSHYPDLKEALADWNENQEEWRVHFHVPLFINSYGVLESTQGDIIKTLALHTENPFSSFLEVETYTWGVLPEDMQKPIGESIVREIEWVKKILSYE